DNA sequence from the Neisseria mucosa genome:
TTTACCAGCACGAACTTTACCGAAACCGCCTTCCAAGCCCAAGAAAGATTCACGGGTCGCGAAACCAGAATCACCACCGGCGATAGAAGTGTTTTGTTCAACTTGCCAAATAGCGTTCAGGTTGCTACCCAAGTGTTCGTGGCCTTTGAAGCCGATGCGAGAACCATAGTCAGCAATCTCAGTAGCAGTTTTAGAAGTAGTCTTACCTTCTTTTACTTTAGAAATTTCAACGCCGGCTTTAACTTGACCGTACAGAGTCACATCAGCCATAGCTGCAACAGGCAGAGCTGCCAAAGTCAGAGCAATCAGAGATTTTTTCATTGCTGTATTCCTTTTCTATTGTGAAGAAATAACTTAAGCAGACCGGACAATCCGCTTAGGCTTACATTATCGCTGGAATCAGCGATTCCATGACTGTTACTATAATTGCTCCTCTCTAAAAAAACAAACTTTATTCAATCCACCCCCACCACCCTTGAAACCCAGCAAAGGCAAACACAGCCTAAAAAAAGGAAATTTATTATTTAAAATCAATGATAAATTTCTTTTAAAACCAATTGTGCATTTTTACAACACTTTATTAATTTACACATCAATCACGCTATTTTGTTGCTTTTATACCAACAGTCCGCAGTCAGGCCGTCTGAAAACCATTACCCAGAACACTCATCCACTCGGGTAGAGATAGTTGCGTCACGCCAAATTCACCAGGATAGTCAACACCGGTTAAATACAGGCCATCAGACATAAAAGTTGGCGGAGCCATCAATCTACTTTTTGCGTGAAAGACCGACTCAAACTCATCTACACTGATTCTGCCGCTACCCACATACACTAATGCCCCCATAATATTGCGTACCATATGATGTAAGAATGCATTCCCATGCAAATCAAGGCACAGATAACGAGAAGTTCCACTAATCTTTGTACTATATAGTGTCTTTATAGGGGATTTCGCCTGACATTCGGCCGCTCGAAAGCTAGAAAAGTCATGTTCACCCTCCAATAAGGCAGCAGCCTGCCTCATTAGATTTAAATCTAATTTCAAATGCGTCCACCCCACCCTGCCGACTAACAACGGAGAGCGAACCGGAGATGACTCCAGTAAATAACGGTAATGCCGGCCATAAGCATCAAATCGGGCATTGAAATGCGGTGCAACTTTTTGTGCAAGCAATACAGCCACACCGTCAGGCAAATGCGCATTGACTCCACGCACCCACGCTTGCTCCGGACGGCTTACAGATGTATCAAAGTGTACAACCTGAGCTGTCGCATGCACGCCCGTATCCGTCCTTCCCGCAACAATCGTATTAATCCGCTCTCCTGCTATTGAAGTTAATGCCTGCTCTAAGGCCGTCTGAACAGTCGGCAGGTCTCCGGCCTGTTTTTGCCAACCATAAAAACGGCTTCCGTCATAAGAGAGGGTTAAAGCCCAACGCTGAACGGAACTTCCTGTTGTATTCGTTTGTTCGGTCATTTTTGATACTTCTTATAAATTGATATTGTTGTCCACGCTCAAATAACAAATATTAAAAGGCGTGATCATCACACGCCTCTCATCATGTATTTCAGACGGCCTTTATCTTCGTTCACCATATAGAACTGCCATGCAATACTGTCATATCTAAAAATGGATTCGGCCCAAATCTCATCTTTTAATTTACCATAAAAAAGATGCCGTCTGAAACGGCATCTTCATTTGACTGACACTTATGCGCCAAGTTCTTTCATCAGTTTTTGGGCTTTATGCAGAATATCGCCTTCAGCTTCTTCAATCAGCCCTTGCAATGTTTCTCGGGCTGCCTCAGGATCACCAATCTCGATATACATCTTAGCCAAATCATATTTAGCCTCGAGCGGAGCAGTCATACCGACTGATTCTGAAACAAAGCCTCTTTCGCTATTGCTTTTATCGGCAGCCACTGAAACATCTTCAGCTTCCCATTCCAATGCACCTTCTTCAATCACAAACTCGGAAGCAGCTTCTTTTTTCTCTGCTTCTTCTTTGGTTTCTTGAATTTGCACGTCCTGATCTTGCTTGACATCAAATGGCAGCACATGGTCGTCTGAATTTTCAGGCGTTTCTACTGTAAACTCTAGCGGCTCTTCATTTCGCTCAGGCATAACAACAGATACCGGCTGATACGGATTTTCCGGCTCAGGCTCGTACACGCTTTCTGTCGACTCAATATTGTCCCAATCCGCATGACGGCGTTGCTCTGTTTCTGCATCATGCGTTACCGCACTGGAAAGAATGCCTGCCTGACTATGGTCAATTTTACCCAAGTCGAGTTTGACATCGTCAACATTGGAAGATTCTTCTACTTCATTGATAACGATATCATCTTCAAAATCATCTTCGACAAGCAAACCTTCTTGAGTTTTTTCAGACGGCATTACTTTGCTTGCGACAACCGCAGCAGCGGCTGAAGCAGCAACACTTTTCTGTACAGGCTTTTCTTCACCCTTACGACTTACAGACTCGGCTTTCGGTTCGTCTTTACGTTTACCGGCAGCTCTCAACAACAGCCAAGCAGCAATAAGGGCTGCACCGCCTGCCAACAGCCATTTCCACAAATTGCCGTCTGATTCACTCTCTGCCGGCTCTGCAGCAGAATCAGTCGTAGCAACAGGTTCTGAAGCCAATACATTCTCTTGATTATCGGAAGCCATAACATCTTGAACATCAGAAGCAGGAGCTGCTGATGCTGCATTTTCATTGACAGCCGCAGATGCTGCTTGCTCTGTTTGCGCAGCTGAAGCTTGTTTCACTTCTTCCTGTTGCTGAAGATTTGCGCCGGCATCTTTAACCTGAGTTTCAGTCTGAGCATCAGGCGGAGTAACAGGTTTTTCTGTTTTAGCTTCTGTCGCATTGGCGGCTTCATTGCCTTTTTCCGGCGCCGTATCGGCTTTAACAGGCGCAGATGCAGCCAAGCGTTGCAACTCACTACGGCTCGGGATATTCAGCACTTTACCTGCCAACATACGGTTGGCATTGTTATCAATAAACACATCCGGATTGGCATTAACCAACGCTTGAATGGTTTGATCCAAGGTCATACCTTGCGGACGGATGCTGGACGCAATGGCAATCAGGGTTTCACCCGTACGCACCAAATGCTGTCTGCCTGAACGTACGGCCATATCGTTTTTAGCAGAGGCCGTCTGAACTTGTTTTTTCTCAGCCTTACGTTGCACATCTTTACGCACTTGAGCTACCTGATTGCCTGCTGCTTTATTATTTTTTGTTGCAGGCTGTTGGGCATTGCGTGTCGGCTCGAAGGATTGGGATTCGGCAGCCTGACGGGTGCGGACGGATGCCGCATCTTTAGCGTCGTATCCGGCCGGATCAATGATGGCAGTGTATTCACGCGATTGCGCGCCGACACCTACTTGGAAAACCAAAACAGGATCTTTAATGGCTTTGGAAGAACGAATCGTAACGACTGCCTTATCGCCTGATTTGCGTACTGCCGCACGCAAATTGCCATTTGAAATAGTGGCCTTGCCGCCGTTAAGCAGAGCCTGGGCTTCCTCGCCTGTTACGGTAATACTGCCTGTAAAAGGTTCGCCCAGATGAGATTGGACATTCAAGCCGCCCAAACCTGCTGAAGCACCGAGCGATGTCATCAAAGCGATAGAAGCTGTAATTAATTTAATATTGTGATGTTTTTTCAAAACTGATCCCCTGTTCGGAAATTATGGTACTGACCAATGTGCGCGCATTTAACCATATATTTACTAGATATTACGTCATGATATATTTTTAACCCATTTCTGCCAAGCAATACAGGCCATTCAGCCTGAAATTCCTTGGTAAATCTATTACTTTTGCATGCTTGTGTTTCTTTTTTACAAATTTCTCCGACCCAAAACAAATATTTTATATAAATATATGCGGCATTAAAGTCATGAGGGAAGGTGCAAAAAAACACATCTGCCTGTATGATTAGCATTTACTCAATTAGTTTCATCATTAACATATGAAAGTTTTGAGCGACTTATTCGCCGTATTCTTATTTTTCATTACATACATCATCACCAAAGACATGATTGCCGCAACGGCTGTTGCGGTTATAGTTGGCATTGCCCAAGCTGCGCTGACCTTTTGGAAACACCGCAAACTGGACACCATGCAATGGATCAGCCTGATTTTGATTGTCTTTTTTGGCGGTGCAACGATTTTACTGAAAGACAACCGCTTCATCATGTGGAAACCGACCGTTCTGTTTTGGATCGGCGCGATCGTCATGCTGTTTAGTCATCTTGCCGGTAAAAACGGGCTAAAAGCCGTGATGGGTAAAGAAATGCAGCTTCCTGATTTTGTATGGACGCGCCTGACTTATGCATGGATTGGCTTCCTGATTTTTATGGGGGCTGCCAATCTCTTTGTCTTTACGTATTTTCCAGACCAATGGGTCAATTACAAATTGTTCGGCACATTGGGTTTCACAATCATTTTTTCTATCGCACAGGGCATGTATCTGATGCGTTTCCAGCCTAAGGAGGATCAATAATGGAATATTTCATGCTTTTGGCCACTGATGCCGAAGATGTCCACGAAGCACGCATGGCGGCACGCCCCGCGCATTTGGCACGTTTGAAAGAATTGAAAGCGCAAGGCCGTCTGCTGACTGCCGGCCCCAATCCCCTGCCGGATAATCCGGAACGCGTCTCCGGCAGCCTGATTGTGGCTCAATTTGAGTCTTTGGACGCCGCACAAGAATGGGCCGAACAAGACCCTTACGTCGATGCCGGCGTATACGCCGAAGTCTTGATCAAACCCTTTAAAGCCGTGTTCAAATGAGCAATATGCGTCAAATGATTGAAGAACGCCTGCAGGCACTTGAGCCTGAGTTCTTCGATTTTGAAGATGAGAGCCATCTGCACGCCGGCCATGCCGGCAATAAAGGCGGCGGGCATTATGCGATATTGGTGGTCAGCAACGCATTTGAAAATATCGGCCGCCTCCAACGGCAACGTATGATTAAGCAGCTTTTACAAGACTTGTTTTCAGACGGCCTGATTCATGCGCTCAGCATCAAAGCAGCCACGCCGGATGAATACTTCCATTAAGATTACCGCCCAAACTTTGATTTCCAATCATTAATTTAGAAGAGAAATACGATGAAAAAAACCTACTTTGCTTCAGCCTTGATGCTCGCTCTGACTTCCGGCACTCTGTTTGCCCAAACTTTGGTTACCGTCAACGGTCAAGCCATCGACAGCAGCGTTATCGATGACCAAGTTGCTTCCGTACGCGCCAGCAACCCGAACATTCAAGATACGCCTGAATTGCGTCAAATGCTGACTGAACGTCAAGTTATCAGCACTGTGGTTACCCAAGAAGCCAAAAAATTAAAGTTGGATCAAAGCGCTGAATTCAAAGCGGCACTGGAGCAAGCACGTGCCGATGCCGCCAAGCAAGGAGCGGATAAAAAGCCTACATTCAAAACCGAATGGGCGGCTTTTGAAAATGACTTGCTAGGCCAAGCTTTCGCGGCACACATTATCCGCCAATTTCCTGTTCAAGAAAAAGATGTCAAAGCCGCTTACAACGATTTCAGCAACTTCTATAAAGGCACCCAAGAAGTCCAACTGGGTGAAATCGTAACCGACAGCAACAGCAATGCCCAAAAAGCCATTGCCGACTTGGACGCGAAAAAAAGCTTTGTTTCGGTATTGAACCAATATTCAATTGATGAAGCAGCCAAAAAAGCCGGCGGCATCCCTAAAGCTTATGTTCCGCTCAAAGATTTGCAAGAATCAGCACCTCCGCTTTATGAAGCCGTCAAAGACCTGAAAAAAGGCGCGCACACTAAAACGCCGCTGCAAAACGGTAATCTGTATGCCGTCTTCTACGTCAATGACCGCCGTAACGTTACCGTTCCTTCTTATGAAGCCTCTAAAAACGAGATTGGCAGCGATTTACAGGGTGCCCGTGTCAATGCGGCCATTCAATCATTGCTGAAAAAAGCCAGCATCAAAGTCAACAAATAATATAACGTGCCCGCCGTTTATAGCGGCGGGCAATAAGGAATCCACATGAACATCAAGCCCAAAACTGCCGTTTTGGCCATCCTTACCCTGTCAACGATCGGTTTGGCAACCGCCAAAGCGCCTGATATCGATCCTGCCCGCATCGACAGCATGGTTGCCGAAGTATTGAGACAGGCCGACCAGCATCCCAACCAGACTGCCAAACCCGATGGTCAGGCAATCCGCAAAGATGTGGTTACACGCTTGCAGACTTTGGAAATCTTGAAAAATGAAGCCTTTAAAGCTGGTTTGGACAAAGATGCGGAAGTGCAGAATCAATTCAAAAACGTTGAAGCTGAGTTCTATGCCAACCAATACGCTGTTTATCTAGAACGTCAAACCGCAGTTGACGATGCCGAGTTGCGCCGTTTCTACGACCAGCAAACACGCATTATCAAGCTGCAACAAGTCAGCTTTGCCTCAGCCGACGAAGTACGCGCCGCGCAAGAACTGCTGCTCAAAGGCTTGTCATTCGAAGAGCTGATGAAGCGCTATCCCAACCCCGAACAAAAATTCGACGGCTTCATTTCTCCGCAACAGCTTCCTCCCCAACTGGCCGTTGCTTTTGCCGACATGACCCGAGGCGACGTAACGCATGAGCCGATTCAGATGGAAAACCGTTTTTATCTGTTTAAACTCAGTGCAGTAGAGCATGATCCGAATGCCGAACCTTTCGAGCTGGTACGCAACCAAATTGCCCAAGCTGTCAAACAGCAAAAAGTTAATAATCAGATCGAACGCATCTTAAAAGAAAACGGCATTAATCCGTAAATTGATTCAATGGTTTCAGGCCGTCTGAAACCATACTCCAAACCAAAGGGCGTGTCTTTTACGCCCTTTTTTACAAACTTTTTTTATTCAAAAACATCATGCGCGCCGTTATTCAAAAAGTTACCCAAGCCAAAGTTGACGTTTTGTCCGAAAACTCCCGCGAAACCTGCGGCAAAATCGACAACGGATTTATGATATTGCTCGGTGTTACCCACGCCGATACGGAAGCAGACGCCAAATACATTGCGGACAAAACCGCCAACCTGCGTATCTTTGAAGACGAAAACGGCAAATTAAATTTATCGCTCAAAGATGTCGGCGGCTCGATATTATTGGTTTCCCAATTTACTCTTTACGCCGATGCGCGCAGCGGCCGCCGTCCGTCCTTCTCCAATGCCGCCCCTGCCGAACAAGCGGATAAACTCTATCAATATACCGCGCAACTTTTGCGCGAACATGGACTGACTGTCGAAACCGGCAGATTCCAAACCCATATGCAGGTTTCTCTTTGCAATGACGGGCCGGTTACCTTATTGCTTGATTCGCAAAAAACATTCTAAATCCCATCAAAAAAGGCCGTCTGAAAGATTTCAGACGGCCTTTTCATTTCTAATCATCACTAAATCAAGCCTTGCGCTTTTACCCAGTTCACAATATCTGCCTCAACGGCTTCAGGCGAACCCGGATTGTCGATTTTAACTCCGTACTCATCCGCACCCAGCTCTTCCAAAATCTCCAGCTGCGAATCCAGCATTCCGGCTTTCATATAATGCCCCTGACGCGACAGCATACGCTCTAGATTGATTGCTTGAGGCGGAGTCAGATGGATAAAAGCCACCTTCCCTTCCGCACCACGCAGAATATCGCGATAGTGATGCTTGAGTGCGGAACAAGTAACGATGGAATATTTTTCCCCGTTTTTTGCCTGCTCTGTCATCCAGTCACGCAAATTGCCCAGCCAAGGATAGCGGTCTTCGTCCGTCAGCGGAATACCGGCACCCATTTTGTCGCGGTTGGCTTGAGTATGGAAATCATCGCCTTCGGCATAGGGACATTGATCAAGATATTTTTGCAACGAGAGTGCGGCCGTGGTTTTACCGCAACCGCACACACCCATCATGACAAAATGTGTCGTCATTTTTCTACTCCTTGTTTATCTGGATTTTAACGGTATTTGAAAACAGGCGGATTGTGTTATCTCAAAAACACTATCCGCCGGCCGTTTTCGATTAAACCAAGATAAACAACACTGACGATAAAGCAAAACCGATGAGTGCGATAAGTGTTTGGTTGACCGTCCATGTCTTCAAGGTCGTCGGCACATCCATATCCAACAGACGGCCGACAAGCCAGAAGCCTGAGTCGTTAAAGTGGCTGCAACCGACGGAACCCGCTGCCGTCGCCAATACCACGCAAGTAATCTGCCAATCGCTGAAACCTGCCGCCGCAACGGCCGGTGCCATCAATGCGGCAGCGGTAGTCAGGGCAACAGTCGCAGAACCTTGCGCAATACGCAAAGCCAAAGCCACCAAGAAACAGCCCAGTAAAACAGGAATACCCAAGTCAGCCATGCTGTCGGCCAAAGCCTTACCGATACCGGAAGCACGCAATACGCCGCCGAACATACCACCTGCACCGGTAATCAAAATAACCGAGCAAACCGGGCCCAATGCGCCATCGATGGTTTTCTCCAAAGCGCTGGCTTTTTCGCCACGTTTGCTGCCCAATACATACAGGGCCACCAAAACAGAAATCAGCAAAGCAATCGGTGTCGAACCGAGCATTCGTGCAAACTGCACCCAGCCTTCATCCGCACTGACCATTTTCTCGCTGATCAGAGTAGACAAACCAGTATTCAAGAAAATCAACAACATAGGAATCAGCATAATGCCGATGACTGTAGATGCTTTTGCAGACGCTTTCGGTTGGTCGTTATCTTGCGTACCGCCGCTGAGCAGATCAGGAACGGGCACATGAATGCTGCGACCCAAAACTTTACCCAATAAATAGCCGCTGAAATACCAAGTAATCAAGGTAACCGGCAAACCCAAAATCAGCAGTTGACCAATATTTGCACCATAAAATTCAGAAGCGGCAATCGGGCCGGGATGAGGCGGAAGGAAGACGTGCATGACGGAAAATGCGCCAATAGATGCCAACGCATAGGGCAAAACAGTTTGCTTCATGCGGCGTGCCGTTGCAAACACAATCGGCAACATCACCACCAAGCCGGCATCAAAGAAAATCGGAAAACCGAAAATCAAAGAAGCCACGCCTAAGGCAAACGGCGCACGTTTTTCACCAAAAATCCGAATCAGCGCATCCGCCAAAGACTGGGCACCGCCGGAAGTTTCCACCAAACGGCCGAGCATTGCGCCCAAACCGACCAGCAACGCCACGCTGCCGAGCGTGCCGCCAAAATTTTTGACCAACACATCATTAACGATACTACCCATAGGCAGGCCTGTTACGATAGCAGTCAGCAGGCTGACCAATACCAGCGTCAGCAAAGCATGAACACGCAGTTTCACAATTAAAATCAAAATCAGCAAAATTGCTGCCGCCGCAATACCGAGCAAGGTACCGGCACTCAGCGTTTGAGTCCATCCATCCATTTTGAAGCCTTTCTCTGTAAGAAAAATACAAATTTATTAATGTTTTTTAACATATATGAATACGATAACACATTTACCCATGAAATCGTACGGCTAAATCCGGCCAAAATATAAGCACCTATTTTTCCAAACCCTTTTTGTAAGATGCTTGAAAATAAGGAGGACAAAGAAAAACAAGAACAATAAAAAGGCCGTCTGAAAAGTAGTTTATTTTCAGACGGCCTGACATTATGCTTCTCAATAAGATAGAAACAGATGGCTTTTTCAATGATCTGAAACCAAGCCCCTCAGTTATACCTTAGTAAAAATTACCTTGTTTTCCAAACGTGATTTCGGCAATTTGGCATTAAAATTATCTTCGGCGCGATAGCCCAATGCAACAACGGCAACAGCACGATAACCTTTTTCAGCCAAACCAAATTCTTGATCCAAAACAGCCATATCCACCCCTTCCAACGGAACGGCATCCACACCCAAGGCCGCGGCGGCAAACAGGGTAAAGCCCAAATTAATATGAACTTGTCTCGACAACCATTGGGTTTCGTCTTGCATTTGGTCGCGGTGGATACCCAAGAAAGTGCGGCGCGCATTATCGCCCATTTGCTTATTTTCGGCCGTAGCAAAACGTCCGGCTTTATCTTCCTGTTCCAACACGCCTGCCAAATAGTCCTCATCGGCATGCACCCGCGCCGCAAATACGATTACATGAGAAGCGTTGATGATTTTGGGCAGGTTGTACGGAAAATTTTCTGCAGATTTGGCTACCCGTGCTTTCCCTGCTTCATTATCTGTAATCACAAAATGTCAAGGTTGGATATTGACGCTGGAAGGACTGTAGCGCAGTGCCGCTTCGATTTGGGCAAAATCTTCGGCTGAAATTTTTTTGGAGGCATCAAAAGATTTGGTGCTGTAACGTTTTTGTACGATATCCTGAACATTCATCATGTTGTTCCTTAAAATTTAAAACTGTCATAAACACAAAGGCCGTCTGAAAAATCCTTCAGACGGCCTTTATTCTCAAATTTCCGCCGGCGGCTGCGGTGTATCTTCATCTTCCTGCTGCGTTTTCACTTTGGCAAAGCGGCTGAACCAAATGCCTGCTTCATAGAGCAGAATCAGCGGAACGGCAAGCAGGGTTTGGGAAATTACGTCAGGCGGCGTGATGATTGCGGCCACGATAAACGCACCCACGATAACATACGGACGGGCGTTCTTAAGCTGAGCGGTCGAAACAATGCCCATTTTGGCAAGCAACACCACAACAACAGGCACTTCAAACGTCGTACCGAATGCGACAAACATGCCCAAAATAAAGGACAGGTATTTGTCGATATCGGTCGCCATATTGACGCCGACAGGGGTTACACCGGCCAAGAATTTGAAAATAACGGGAAACACCAGAAAATAGGCAAACGCCATACCGACGAAGAAAAGCGTTACGCTGGACAACACCAGCGGCGTAATCAAACGTTTTTCGTTTTGGTATAAGGCCGGGGCGACAAACGCCCAGACTTGATACAGCGTGTGTGGCAACGACAGCAGAAACGCCGCCATCAAGGTAACCTTGACCGGCACAAAAAACGGCGCGATCACATCGGTCGCAATCATGCTGGTATCTTTAGGCAGATTGGCCATCAATGGTTCGGCAACAAAAGTATAGAGCTGCTGGGCAAACGGCATCATGCCCAAGAAGCAGACGACGATGCCGATGACGATCCACATCATGCGGCGGCGCAGCTCGAGAAGATGCTCGATAAGCGGTTGGACGGGTTGTTCGTGTTGAGGTTCGGACACCGGTTGACTCACTTTTTACTTACGGACGCGCAGTTTGGGTTTGGCGTGGAATTTCGGGCGCATATCGCGCTTGCGGCTCATCGCCTGCTTACGCAGAGATGTCGTATGCAGCGGAGGAACATCGGCGGCAGGAGCTTCGACATAGCTGACTTCAACCGCCGGAGCGGGGGAAACCGATGCGGTCAAATACTCACGCCAAGCACGGTCTTGCTCGGACTCGGCATTTTCAGCCCCGACAGGCTCTTGAGTTTGCGCTGCCCCACCCTCTTCAGGAACTTGGGCCGCACTTTCATTTTCAGTGCTGCTTG
Encoded proteins:
- a CDS encoding peptidyl-prolyl cis-trans isomerase, whose translation is MKKTYFASALMLALTSGTLFAQTLVTVNGQAIDSSVIDDQVASVRASNPNIQDTPELRQMLTERQVISTVVTQEAKKLKLDQSAEFKAALEQARADAAKQGADKKPTFKTEWAAFENDLLGQAFAAHIIRQFPVQEKDVKAAYNDFSNFYKGTQEVQLGEIVTDSNSNAQKAIADLDAKKSFVSVLNQYSIDEAAKKAGGIPKAYVPLKDLQESAPPLYEAVKDLKKGAHTKTPLQNGNLYAVFYVNDRRNVTVPSYEASKNEIGSDLQGARVNAAIQSLLKKASIKVNK
- a CDS encoding BolA family protein — its product is MSNMRQMIEERLQALEPEFFDFEDESHLHAGHAGNKGGGHYAILVVSNAFENIGRLQRQRMIKQLLQDLFSDGLIHALSIKAATPDEYFH
- the tatC gene encoding twin-arginine translocase subunit TatC, giving the protein MSEPQHEQPVQPLIEHLLELRRRMMWIVIGIVVCFLGMMPFAQQLYTFVAEPLMANLPKDTSMIATDVIAPFFVPVKVTLMAAFLLSLPHTLYQVWAFVAPALYQNEKRLITPLVLSSVTLFFVGMAFAYFLVFPVIFKFLAGVTPVGVNMATDIDKYLSFILGMFVAFGTTFEVPVVVVLLAKMGIVSTAQLKNARPYVIVGAFIVAAIITPPDVISQTLLAVPLILLYEAGIWFSRFAKVKTQQEDEDTPQPPAEI
- the truA gene encoding tRNA pseudouridine(38-40) synthase TruA — encoded protein: MTEQTNTTGSSVQRWALTLSYDGSRFYGWQKQAGDLPTVQTALEQALTSIAGERINTIVAGRTDTGVHATAQVVHFDTSVSRPEQAWVRGVNAHLPDGVAVLLAQKVAPHFNARFDAYGRHYRYLLESSPVRSPLLVGRVGWTHLKLDLNLMRQAAALLEGEHDFSSFRAAECQAKSPIKTLYSTKISGTSRYLCLDLHGNAFLHHMVRNIMGALVYVGSGRISVDEFESVFHAKSRLMAPPTFMSDGLYLTGVDYPGEFGVTQLSLPEWMSVLGNGFQTA
- a CDS encoding gluconokinase, GntK/IdnK-type codes for the protein MTTHFVMMGVCGCGKTTAALSLQKYLDQCPYAEGDDFHTQANRDKMGAGIPLTDEDRYPWLGNLRDWMTEQAKNGEKYSIVTCSALKHHYRDILRGAEGKVAFIHLTPPQAINLERMLSRQGHYMKAGMLDSQLEILEELGADEYGVKIDNPGSPEAVEADIVNWVKAQGLI
- a CDS encoding GntP family permease; translation: MDGWTQTLSAGTLLGIAAAAILLILILIVKLRVHALLTLVLVSLLTAIVTGLPMGSIVNDVLVKNFGGTLGSVALLVGLGAMLGRLVETSGGAQSLADALIRIFGEKRAPFALGVASLIFGFPIFFDAGLVVMLPIVFATARRMKQTVLPYALASIGAFSVMHVFLPPHPGPIAASEFYGANIGQLLILGLPVTLITWYFSGYLLGKVLGRSIHVPVPDLLSGGTQDNDQPKASAKASTVIGIMLIPMLLIFLNTGLSTLISEKMVSADEGWVQFARMLGSTPIALLISVLVALYVLGSKRGEKASALEKTIDGALGPVCSVILITGAGGMFGGVLRASGIGKALADSMADLGIPVLLGCFLVALALRIAQGSATVALTTAAALMAPAVAAAGFSDWQITCVVLATAAGSVGCSHFNDSGFWLVGRLLDMDVPTTLKTWTVNQTLIALIGFALSSVLFILV
- a CDS encoding YciI family protein; amino-acid sequence: MEYFMLLATDAEDVHEARMAARPAHLARLKELKAQGRLLTAGPNPLPDNPERVSGSLIVAQFESLDAAQEWAEQDPYVDAGVYAEVLIKPFKAVFK
- a CDS encoding nitroreductase family protein, with protein sequence MITDNEAGKARVAKSAENFPYNLPKIINASHVIVFAARVHADEDYLAGVLEQEDKAGRFATAENKQMGDNARRTFLGIHRDQMQDETQWLSRQVHINLGFTLFAAAALGVDAVPLEGVDMAVLDQEFGLAEKGYRAVAVVALGYRAEDNFNAKLPKSRLENKVIFTKV
- a CDS encoding peptidyl-prolyl cis-trans isomerase yields the protein MNIKPKTAVLAILTLSTIGLATAKAPDIDPARIDSMVAEVLRQADQHPNQTAKPDGQAIRKDVVTRLQTLEILKNEAFKAGLDKDAEVQNQFKNVEAEFYANQYAVYLERQTAVDDAELRRFYDQQTRIIKLQQVSFASADEVRAAQELLLKGLSFEELMKRYPNPEQKFDGFISPQQLPPQLAVAFADMTRGDVTHEPIQMENRFYLFKLSAVEHDPNAEPFELVRNQIAQAVKQQKVNNQIERILKENGINP
- the dtd gene encoding D-aminoacyl-tRNA deacylase, whose translation is MRAVIQKVTQAKVDVLSENSRETCGKIDNGFMILLGVTHADTEADAKYIADKTANLRIFEDENGKLNLSLKDVGGSILLVSQFTLYADARSGRRPSFSNAAPAEQADKLYQYTAQLLREHGLTVETGRFQTHMQVSLCNDGPVTLLLDSQKTF
- a CDS encoding FimV/HubP family polar landmark protein, whose product is MTSLGASAGLGGLNVQSHLGEPFTGSITVTGEEAQALLNGGKATISNGNLRAAVRKSGDKAVVTIRSSKAIKDPVLVFQVGVGAQSREYTAIIDPAGYDAKDAASVRTRQAAESQSFEPTRNAQQPATKNNKAAGNQVAQVRKDVQRKAEKKQVQTASAKNDMAVRSGRQHLVRTGETLIAIASSIRPQGMTLDQTIQALVNANPDVFIDNNANRMLAGKVLNIPSRSELQRLAASAPVKADTAPEKGNEAANATEAKTEKPVTPPDAQTETQVKDAGANLQQQEEVKQASAAQTEQAASAAVNENAASAAPASDVQDVMASDNQENVLASEPVATTDSAAEPAESESDGNLWKWLLAGGAALIAAWLLLRAAGKRKDEPKAESVSRKGEEKPVQKSVAASAAAAVVASKVMPSEKTQEGLLVEDDFEDDIVINEVEESSNVDDVKLDLGKIDHSQAGILSSAVTHDAETEQRRHADWDNIESTESVYEPEPENPYQPVSVVMPERNEEPLEFTVETPENSDDHVLPFDVKQDQDVQIQETKEEAEKKEAASEFVIEEGALEWEAEDVSVAADKSNSERGFVSESVGMTAPLEAKYDLAKMYIEIGDPEAARETLQGLIEEAEGDILHKAQKLMKELGA
- a CDS encoding septation protein A, with protein sequence MKVLSDLFAVFLFFITYIITKDMIAATAVAVIVGIAQAALTFWKHRKLDTMQWISLILIVFFGGATILLKDNRFIMWKPTVLFWIGAIVMLFSHLAGKNGLKAVMGKEMQLPDFVWTRLTYAWIGFLIFMGAANLFVFTYFPDQWVNYKLFGTLGFTIIFSIAQGMYLMRFQPKEDQ
- a CDS encoding nitroreductase family protein; this translates as MMNVQDIVQKRYSTKSFDASKKISAEDFAQIEAALRYSPSSVNIQP